From a single Pelmatolapia mariae isolate MD_Pm_ZW linkage group LG20, Pm_UMD_F_2, whole genome shotgun sequence genomic region:
- the LOC134618376 gene encoding zinc finger protein 501-like: MVTPAYEESAYSKPEPNSEQLLSHSSPEAETRDNEESQHVDSGTTRNTELNKRRHSQRVDNLPVSSSNCRTDTKNKSVQCEVCGKTLQDKYNMITHLRVHTGEKPYSCSTCGKRFADLSTFKKHKRIHKGEKPYSCDTCGKTFATSSEVKKHMKSHTGEKPYPCSTCEKRFATSSKVKRHMRIHTGEKPYSCSTCEKRFATSSKVKRHMRIHTGEKPYPCSTCGKSFATSSAFKTHTRIHTGEKPYPCCACEKRFTQSTTLKTHMRIHTGEKPYPCSTCGKSFADLSTFKKHMRIHTGEKPYSCSTCEKRFATSSKVKRHMRIHTGEKPYPCSTCGKSFADLSTFKKHMRIHTGEKPYSCSTCEKRFATSSKVKRHMRIHTGEKPYPCST; the protein is encoded by the coding sequence ATGGTGACACCCGCTTATGAGGAAAGTGCCTACAGTAAACCAGAACCAAACAGTGAGCAGCTCCTTTCTCACAGCTCTCCTGAAGCAGAGACCCGAGATAATGAAGAAAGTCAGCATGTGGACTCAGGAACTACTAGAAATACAGAGCTGAATAAGAGACGTCACAGTCAGAGAGTAGACAACCTACCTGTGTCATCGAGTAACTGTAGAACGGACACAAAGAACAAGTCTGTACAATGTGAGGTGTGTGGAAAAACTTTACAGGATAAATACAATATGATTACACATCTAAGAGTTcacacaggtgaaaagccgtattcctgtagcacctgtgggaaaagatttgCTGACTTATCAACATTCAAAAAACACAAGAGAATTCACAAAGGTGAGAAGCCATATTCTTGTGACACCTGTGGGAAAACATTTGCTACTTCATCAGAAGtcaaaaaacacatgaaaagtcacacaggtgagaagccgtaCCCTTGTAGCACCTGTGAGAAAAGATTTGCTACCTCATCGAAGGTCAAAAGACACATgagaattcacacaggtgaaaagccgTATTCTTGTAGCACCTGTGAGAAAAGATTTGCTACCTCATCAAAGGTCAAAAGACACATgagaattcacacaggtgagaaaccatatccttgtagcacctgtgggaaaagtTTTGCAACCTCATCAGCATTCAAAACACACACgagaattcacacaggtgagaagccgtaTCCTTGTTGCGCCTGTGAGAAAAGATTTACTCAATcaacaacattaaaaacacacatgagaattcacacaggtgaaaaACCGTATccttgtagcacctgtgggaaaagtTTTGCTGACTTATCAACATTCAAAAAGCACATgagaattcacacaggtgaaaaACCATACTCTTGTAGCACCTGTGAGAAAAGATTTGCTACCTCATCAAAGGTCAAAAGACACATgagaattcacacaggtgaaaaACCGTATccttgtagcacctgtgggaaaagtTTTGCTGACTTATCAACGTTCAAAAAGCACATgagaattcacacaggtgaaaaACCATACTCTTGTAGCACCTGTGAGAAAAGATTTGCTACCTCATCAAAGGTCAAAAGACACATgagaattcacacaggtgaaaaACCGTATCCTTGTAGCACCTGA